In Aythya fuligula isolate bAytFul2 chromosome 25, bAytFul2.pri, whole genome shotgun sequence, the DNA window GGTGCAGCCCCCACGTTTGTCCTGGCTCATGGTCACCATGCGAGGGGTGGGGGGCCCCAGAGTCCAGAGCCGTGTCCCCTCCTCCTGGTGGGCACCAGCCTTTTGGGGATAGATTTTCTCCCTTCTCGCCCCAAAACTGATGCCCCCTCCTTGCCTCGGGCAGCAAATCCTTCTGCTACCGCCGGCTGCAGTACCTGAGCTCCAAGTTCCAGATGCACGTCCTGCTCAACGAGATGAAGGAGCTGGCGGCCCAGAAGAAGGTGCCCCACCGTGACTTCTACAACATCCGCAAGGTACTGCTGGCACGTGGTGGGGGTCCTGGCTCGGGCAGGGAGCGCCCAGCGGCTCTCAGGGCTGAGCATCGCCTCTGGCTTGCAGGTGGACACTCACATCCACGCCTCGTCCTGCATGAACCAGAAGCATCTCCTGCGCTTCATCAAGCGGGCCATGAAGAAGCACCTGGATGAAATCGTCCACGTGGAGAAGGGCAAGGAGCAGACGCTCAAGGAGGTCTTTGAGACCATGAACCTCACTGCCTATGACCTCAGCGTGGACACTCTGGACGTCCACGCGGTACGGGGAAACATCCCCAAATCTTGGAGATGAGCAGGTCCTCCAGCTCGTCTCTGGCCAGGGTGGGAGATCTCCAGGGGTATCCCatggtggggtgggggtgccCAAAGCTCTGGATGGGGATGTTTTGGTGGCTCCAGGGTGCTGGGAAGCCTCAGCTCACGTCTGCGCCCCCATTTCAGGACCGCAACACTTTCCACCGCTTCGACAAGTTCAATGCCAAGTACAATCCCATCGGCGAGTCCATCCTGCGGGAGATCTTCATCAAGACGGACAACCGCGTCTCGGGGAAGTACTTTGCCCACATCATCAAGGTGAGGTCCcgtgcctccctccctccagtgCTCACAGTGGCAATGCCACCCGTGTCCCTGTTCCTGCTGGCGGAAGGGTGACGCTTCCCCCTCCCTGGCAGGAGGTGATGTCCGACCTGGAGGAGAGCAAGTACCAGAACGCCGAGCTGCGGCTCTCCATCTACGGCCGCTCCCGGGATGAGTGGGACAAGCTGGCCTGCTGGGCCGTCAACCACCGTGTCCACTCCAACAACGTCCGCTGGCTTGTGCAGGTGCCCCGGCTCTTGTGAGTGCCGGGGGGCAGCTGCCCCCACCTGGACCatgtcctggggggggggactgGGGACCCCCAGCCGATGTCTGGCTGGGCTGGGACGGAGCACCGGGCTCTGACAGTCGTCCGTCCCCGAGCAGCGATGTCTACCGGACGAAGAAGCAGTTAGCCAACTTCCAGGAGATGCTGGAGAACATCTTCCTGCCCCTCTACGAGGCCACCATccaccctgcccagcacccCGAGCTGCACCTCTTCCTGGAGCACGTGAGCGCCGCCTCCTGCAGGGGGGCCGGGGGCCACCAGTGGcacctgcacccccagcctggacccgctccctcccttcctcacAGCTTTGGGGCTGGGTGTCCTTGGTGGGGGGTGACCGCGGTGGTGTCTCACCTGCAGGTGGACGGCTTCGACAGCGTGGATGATGAGTCCAAGCCCGAGCACCACATCTTCAACCTGGACAGCCCCCTGCCAGGGAACTGGGTGGAGGAGGACAACCCGCCCTACTCCTACTACCTGTACTACATGTACGCCAACATGACGGTGCTCAACCACCTCCGACGGTAAGGCTCCGCGCCTGGGAGTGCTCAGGGGGTGTCTTGGCAGGGGGTGGGTGCTGACGGTTGTCCCCCCCGTGGCAGGAAACGCGGGTTCCACACCTTCGTGCTGCGCCCACACTGTGGCGAGGCCGGCCCCATCCACCACCTCGTCTCGGGCTTCATGGTGTCGGAGAACATCTCACACGGCTTGCTGCTCCGCAAGGTGAGCAGGGCgggggggatgctggggggaCGCTGGGGTGCACGGCCGGGCCCCCCCTCACCCCGCTGTGCCCCCCAGGCCCCCGTGCTGCAGTACCTGTACTACCTGGCGCAGATCGGCATCGCCATGTCCCCGCTGAGCAACAACAgtctcttcctcagctaccacCGCAACCCCCTGCCCGAGTACCTCTCGCGGGGGCTCATGGTCTCCCTCTCCACCGACGACCCCCTCCAGTTCCACTTCACCAAggtgagctgctgggggggaCCACGGGACCCCGACCCCTCCAGAACCTCCATGGGGCAGCCACCATGGCCACGGGACGGGGTTGGGGGGgcctggaggaagaaaagggcaGTGGGCTGCGGAGGGTGCTGGaggcccagggcaggggggaaaAGCTGGGCCCCCCCCATCCTCTTTGGGTGGGTGGGTGCTGAGGCTGTGCCCCCCAGGAGCCGCTGATGGAGGAGTACAGCATCGCCACGCAAGTCTGGAAGCTGAGCTCCTGCGACATGTGCGAGCTGGCCCGCAACAGCGTCCTCATGAGCGGCTTCTCCCACAAGGTACCGCTGCCCCTggccccccccgggaccccggCGCTctgtggggagggggcgggcggCTGCAGGAGCCTCCCCTTGCTCTGCCCCCAGGTGAAGAGCTACTGGCTGGGCCCCCACTACCTGAAGGAGGGCCCAGAGGGCAATGACATCCGCCGCACCAACGTCCCCGACATCCGCGTCAGCTACCGCTTCGAGACGCTGTGCCAGGAGCTGACACTCATCACGCAGGCGGTGCAGAGCGAGGAGCTGGAGACCATCCAGGAGGAGGACGCGCTCACCATCACCTCCACTCTGCCCCCCCGCTGACCCCCCCTGCTCCCGGCCCCGTGTCCCTCCCAGGCTCTGCCGCTGCtgcccccctcctgctgcccagtgccctgagctgctcctccccgctgctgtccccagggctgtgccagtGCCTCTGCTCTGGGGGCTTTGTTCCCTACTCctggtagtgtttttttttttttttttttttttttttttttgtgccttctTGGttattttccactgctttctCTCAGCTGGGTTGGGCCCTGCTGGGGCCAGCCTTTGGGGGCTGATGTGGGCACGGGCCCTGCTGGGGGCCGTGGCTTCA includes these proteins:
- the AMPD2 gene encoding AMP deaminase 2, which encodes MSSAAPAKFPFKKRGSLQAPGPAELRGGPGSRPLQSARSLPGTPHCLKHFPVDLRTSMDGKYKEIAEELFCRSLAESEMRTAPYEFPEESPIEQLEERRQRLERQISQDVKLEPDILLRAKQDFLKVDSAADLQLFKEQSEDLVDHVPKDRDALLEREFQRVTISGEEKCGVPFTDLLDAAKSVVKALFLREKYMGLSLQSFCKTTARYLQELSEKPLETRGYEEVPETPVAADAPVHPPFAEQHPYEKCDPQTMPADLGFGLKMVDGVVHVYTKQDPTDKSTELDLPYPDLQEFIADMNFLMALIINGPIKSFCYRRLQYLSSKFQMHVLLNEMKELAAQKKVPHRDFYNIRKVDTHIHASSCMNQKHLLRFIKRAMKKHLDEIVHVEKGKEQTLKEVFETMNLTAYDLSVDTLDVHADRNTFHRFDKFNAKYNPIGESILREIFIKTDNRVSGKYFAHIIKEVMSDLEESKYQNAELRLSIYGRSRDEWDKLACWAVNHRVHSNNVRWLVQVPRLFDVYRTKKQLANFQEMLENIFLPLYEATIHPAQHPELHLFLEHVDGFDSVDDESKPEHHIFNLDSPLPGNWVEEDNPPYSYYLYYMYANMTVLNHLRRKRGFHTFVLRPHCGEAGPIHHLVSGFMVSENISHGLLLRKAPVLQYLYYLAQIGIAMSPLSNNSLFLSYHRNPLPEYLSRGLMVSLSTDDPLQFHFTKEPLMEEYSIATQVWKLSSCDMCELARNSVLMSGFSHKVKSYWLGPHYLKEGPEGNDIRRTNVPDIRVSYRFETLCQELTLITQAVQSEELETIQEEDALTITSTLPPR